A DNA window from Rhineura floridana isolate rRhiFlo1 chromosome 11, rRhiFlo1.hap2, whole genome shotgun sequence contains the following coding sequences:
- the PLA2G4C gene encoding cytosolic phospholipase A2 gamma isoform X2, whose product MARDMDGMGEAKARISKALCVGEETAIASRKEEVKKGLAKLGIPCDVDNIPTIAILAAGGAVRAMIALYGTLVELKKHNLLDCVMYLGGVSGSTWCISALYKNEDWAEKIEALEKSHCENLVQGQWEFQKAIKAVTEAVKDECYSLTDFWSYFLVHRLLNQFDETELSAHRGSCENGKNPYPIYAAVDKTTYEKQDAGTWFEFTPHEAGVPGLGAYVDMKHFGSVFENGQLTEERKEKNICYLQGLWGSALGSKQELHRNIIGALQNFLKQDESGDSSASTNSGDRSSRSFKLLRDIHESWFSADAETRKKDCMRLCQALDMDFGGFTSDSHRGLHLLLQKTYVCLLNWMWGSTNNFLYHCSDVEFPELTNKPVVSLIDAGLAINTAYPPLLRSERQVKLFLSFDFSAGDPFLTIKKAAEYCETRGIPFPKIDERELQDIDNPMDCYIFRGDGEHVPTVMHCPLFNKVNCSDKIAEYREQFSTFKMSYSNEEIEKLLTAAKENVANVQLKILEEIKHVVGFPLQRA is encoded by the exons GGAGAAGCTAAGGCCCGGATATCTAAAGCTCTCTGTGTGGGTGAAGAAACTGCTATTGCTTCTAGAAAGGAAGAGGTGAAGAAAGGCCTTGCCAAGCTTGGGATTCCATGTGATGTG GACAATATCCCAACTATTGCCATCCTGGCAGCAGGTGGAGCTGTGCGGGCCATGATTGCACTTTATGGGACACTAGTGGAGCTGAAGAAACACAACCTCTTGGACTGTGTTATGTACTTGGGTGGAGTGTCAGGTTCCACCTG GTGCATATCAGCCCTCTACAAAAATGAAGACTGGGCAGAAAAAATAGAGGCCTTGGAAAAAAGTCACTGTGAAAACCTTGTCCAAGGCCAGTGGGAATTTCAGAAGGCAATAAAAGCTGTGACGGAGGCTGTAAAAGATGAGTGTTACTCTCTGACTGATTTCTGGTCCTATTTCCTTGTGCACAGACTGCTAAAccag TTTGATGAGACTGAATTGTCTGCGCACAGGGGATCTTGTGAGAATGGGAAAAATCCTTACCCGATCTATGCTGCTGTGGACAAGACGACGTACGAGAAACAAGATGCGG GCACCTGGTTTGAATTTACTCCACATGAAGCGGGAGTTCCTGGCCTGGGAGCATATGTCGATATGAAACATTTTGGGAGCGTATTTGAAAATGGGCAATTGACTgaagagaggaaggaaaagaaTATCTGTTATTTGCAAG GTTTATGGGGAAGTGCCCTTGGAAGCAAGCAAGAACTCCATAGGAATATAATAG gtgctttgcagaattttctgaaaCAAGACGAATCAGGAGACTCCTCAGCTTCAACAAACTCAG GTGACCGTTCCAGCAGAAGCTTTAAATTGCTCAGAGATATTCATGAGAGCTGGTTTTCTGCTGATGCAGAAACAAGAAAGAAAGATTGTATGAGACTGTGTCAAGCACTAGACATGGATTTTGGAG GTTTCACCAGTGACTCCCACCGCGGTCTACAtcttttgctgcaaaagacttaTGTGTGCCTTTTGAACTGGATGTGGGGAAGCACTAATAACTTCCTGTATCACTGCA GTGATGTCGAATTCCCTGAGCTGACCAATAAACCAGTGGTCTCTCTGATTGATGCTGGACTGGCCATAAACACTGCTTATCCCCCACTTCTGCGGTCTGAGAGACAGGTGAAGCTGTTCCTCTCCTTTGACTTCAGTGCTGGAGATCCTTTTCTG ACCATTAAGAAAGCTGCTGAATACTGTGAGACACGTGGAATTCCATTTCCCAAGATAGATGAGAGAGAACTACAGGACATAGACAATCCAATGGATTGCTACATCTTCAGAGGAGATGGGGAACATGTCCCAACTGTCATGCATTGTCCACTGTTCAACAAAGTCAACTGTTCAG ATAAAATTGCTGAGTACAGAGAACAGTTTTCTACTTTCAAGATGAGCTATTCGAATGAGGAGATTGAAAAGTTGCTCACTGCAGCAAAAGAAAATGTAGCAAACGTACAGCTAAAGATTCTGGAGGAGATCAAGCATGTTGTAGGCTTTCCTTTACAAAGGGCTTAA
- the PLA2G4C gene encoding cytosolic phospholipase A2 gamma isoform X1, protein MARDMDGMGEAKARISKALCVGEETAIASRKEEVKKGLAKLGIPCDVDNIPTIAILAAGGAVRAMIALYGTLVELKKHNLLDCVMYLGGVSGSTWCISALYKNEDWAEKIEALEKSHCENLVQGQWEFQKAIKAVTEAVKDECYSLTDFWSYFLVHRLLNQFDETELSAHRGSCENGKNPYPIYAAVDKTTYEKQDAGTWFEFTPHEAGVPGLGAYVDMKHFGSVFENGQLTEERKEKNICYLQGLWGSALGSKQELHRNIIGALQNFLKQDESGDSSASTNSDQEDQKFNILSEGYQTVLEMHLYESTNEKAVEKHFDHLENILKSDRSSRSFKLLRDIHESWFSADAETRKKDCMRLCQALDMDFGGFTSDSHRGLHLLLQKTYVCLLNWMWGSTNNFLYHCSDVEFPELTNKPVVSLIDAGLAINTAYPPLLRSERQVKLFLSFDFSAGDPFLTIKKAAEYCETRGIPFPKIDERELQDIDNPMDCYIFRGDGEHVPTVMHCPLFNKVNCSDKIAEYREQFSTFKMSYSNEEIEKLLTAAKENVANVQLKILEEIKHVVGFPLQRA, encoded by the exons GGAGAAGCTAAGGCCCGGATATCTAAAGCTCTCTGTGTGGGTGAAGAAACTGCTATTGCTTCTAGAAAGGAAGAGGTGAAGAAAGGCCTTGCCAAGCTTGGGATTCCATGTGATGTG GACAATATCCCAACTATTGCCATCCTGGCAGCAGGTGGAGCTGTGCGGGCCATGATTGCACTTTATGGGACACTAGTGGAGCTGAAGAAACACAACCTCTTGGACTGTGTTATGTACTTGGGTGGAGTGTCAGGTTCCACCTG GTGCATATCAGCCCTCTACAAAAATGAAGACTGGGCAGAAAAAATAGAGGCCTTGGAAAAAAGTCACTGTGAAAACCTTGTCCAAGGCCAGTGGGAATTTCAGAAGGCAATAAAAGCTGTGACGGAGGCTGTAAAAGATGAGTGTTACTCTCTGACTGATTTCTGGTCCTATTTCCTTGTGCACAGACTGCTAAAccag TTTGATGAGACTGAATTGTCTGCGCACAGGGGATCTTGTGAGAATGGGAAAAATCCTTACCCGATCTATGCTGCTGTGGACAAGACGACGTACGAGAAACAAGATGCGG GCACCTGGTTTGAATTTACTCCACATGAAGCGGGAGTTCCTGGCCTGGGAGCATATGTCGATATGAAACATTTTGGGAGCGTATTTGAAAATGGGCAATTGACTgaagagaggaaggaaaagaaTATCTGTTATTTGCAAG GTTTATGGGGAAGTGCCCTTGGAAGCAAGCAAGAACTCCATAGGAATATAATAG gtgctttgcagaattttctgaaaCAAGACGAATCAGGAGACTCCTCAGCTTCAACAAACTCAG ATCAAGAAGACCAGAAATTTAACATACTCTCTGAGGGTTATCAGACTGTTCTAGAGATGCACCTCTATGAATCAACTAATGAAAAGGCAGTAGAAAAACATTTTGATCACCTGGAGAACATCTTGAAAA GTGACCGTTCCAGCAGAAGCTTTAAATTGCTCAGAGATATTCATGAGAGCTGGTTTTCTGCTGATGCAGAAACAAGAAAGAAAGATTGTATGAGACTGTGTCAAGCACTAGACATGGATTTTGGAG GTTTCACCAGTGACTCCCACCGCGGTCTACAtcttttgctgcaaaagacttaTGTGTGCCTTTTGAACTGGATGTGGGGAAGCACTAATAACTTCCTGTATCACTGCA GTGATGTCGAATTCCCTGAGCTGACCAATAAACCAGTGGTCTCTCTGATTGATGCTGGACTGGCCATAAACACTGCTTATCCCCCACTTCTGCGGTCTGAGAGACAGGTGAAGCTGTTCCTCTCCTTTGACTTCAGTGCTGGAGATCCTTTTCTG ACCATTAAGAAAGCTGCTGAATACTGTGAGACACGTGGAATTCCATTTCCCAAGATAGATGAGAGAGAACTACAGGACATAGACAATCCAATGGATTGCTACATCTTCAGAGGAGATGGGGAACATGTCCCAACTGTCATGCATTGTCCACTGTTCAACAAAGTCAACTGTTCAG ATAAAATTGCTGAGTACAGAGAACAGTTTTCTACTTTCAAGATGAGCTATTCGAATGAGGAGATTGAAAAGTTGCTCACTGCAGCAAAAGAAAATGTAGCAAACGTACAGCTAAAGATTCTGGAGGAGATCAAGCATGTTGTAGGCTTTCCTTTACAAAGGGCTTAA